From a single Theropithecus gelada isolate Dixy chromosome 8, Tgel_1.0, whole genome shotgun sequence genomic region:
- the DEFA6 gene encoding defensin-6, which produces MRTLTFLAAVLLVALQAQAEPLQAEDEPLQASAYEADAQEQRGEDNQDFTISFAADANSRIRALGSTRSFTCNCRRSCYSTEYSYGTCTVMGVSNRFCCL; this is translated from the exons ATGAGAACCCTCACCTTCCTTGCTGCTGTTCTCCTGGTGGCCCTCCAGGCCCAGGCTGAGCCACTCCAAGCTGAGGATGAGCCACTCCAGGCAAGCGCTTATGAGGCTGATGCCCAGGAGCAGCGTGGGGAAGATAACCAGGACTTCACCATCTCCTTCGCAGCGGATGCAAACTCACGTATTAGAGCTTTGG gctCAACAAGGAGTTTCACTTGCAATTGCAGAAGGTCCTGTTATTCAACAGAATATTCCTATGGGACCTGCACTGTCATGGGTGTTAGCAACAGATTCTGCTGCCTCTGA